The Desulfohalovibrio reitneri genome contains a region encoding:
- a CDS encoding YitT family protein, which yields MSERLQRFTFSVWWNLILLTLGAFLYGWAFKAIIVPEGFLMGGLSGIALLVFYGTDSLTPGAWFFLINLPVFALAWLKVSRRFFLYSLYGMSAVTISIELVPWTLGVTEPMLAALAGGVVTGAGAGIALRSMGSMGGTDVFAVLLNQRYNLRMGQTNFAFNGLVFALGWGLFTVDMVLYSVAMVFITGAVTEYFLGMFNARRFVLIISDQVDEIARRINTEMARGSTFLHAQGTYTGQEREVLMTVIDNTQVKRLEELVYTTDPGAFTIMGSTLNVIGRGFSARRAY from the coding sequence ATGTCCGAGCGGCTGCAGCGATTCACTTTCTCCGTCTGGTGGAACCTCATCCTCCTGACGCTTGGGGCCTTCCTCTACGGGTGGGCTTTCAAGGCCATCATCGTTCCCGAGGGCTTCCTCATGGGCGGCCTCTCCGGCATCGCCCTGCTCGTCTTCTACGGCACCGACTCCCTCACCCCGGGCGCGTGGTTCTTCCTCATCAACCTGCCCGTTTTCGCCCTGGCCTGGCTCAAGGTCTCCCGGCGCTTCTTCCTCTACAGCCTCTACGGCATGAGCGCGGTCACAATCTCCATCGAACTCGTGCCCTGGACCCTGGGCGTCACCGAGCCCATGCTGGCCGCCCTGGCCGGCGGCGTTGTCACCGGCGCGGGCGCGGGCATCGCCCTGCGCTCCATGGGGTCCATGGGCGGCACCGACGTATTCGCCGTGCTCCTCAACCAGCGCTACAACCTGCGCATGGGCCAGACCAACTTCGCCTTCAACGGCCTGGTCTTCGCCCTGGGCTGGGGACTCTTCACCGTGGACATGGTGCTCTACTCCGTGGCCATGGTATTCATCACCGGCGCGGTCACGGAGTACTTTCTGGGCATGTTCAACGCCCGCCGTTTCGTGCTCATCATCTCCGACCAGGTGGACGAGATCGCCCGGCGCATCAACACCGAGATGGCTCGCGGCTCCACCTTCCTGCACGCCCAGGGCACCTACACCGGGCAGGAACGCGAGGTGCTCATGACCGTCATCGACAACACACAGGTCAAACGGCTGGAGGAGCTGGTCTACACCACCGACCCCGGCGCCTTCACCATCATGGGCTCAACCCTCAACGTCATCGGCCGGGGTTTCTCCGCCAGAAGGGCGTATTAG
- a CDS encoding SAM hydrolase/SAM-dependent halogenase family protein gives MAIIALLSDFGLNDAYVGQMKAACLSHAPNARLVDISHQVNPFNIIQGAFFLAATHHHLPAGAVVLAVVDPGVGTARRAVIARIDDRFYVAPDNGLLSLALQSSERIEAWELPAPEHNGASTFHGRDVFAPAAAKLASGADPSALGKPIRQQGLHRFERSLPRITRDGLVAHVMHIDRFGNCILNMPTRDWLPTLRDWTGISLVAPARLPLTLARTYGELPGSGLGLLPGSQDFLELALNRSSAKKFLDLRIGSLVRLAGGPA, from the coding sequence ATGGCCATCATCGCCCTGCTCTCCGACTTCGGCCTGAACGACGCCTACGTGGGCCAGATGAAGGCGGCCTGCCTGTCCCACGCGCCCAACGCGCGGCTGGTGGACATCAGCCACCAGGTGAACCCCTTCAATATCATCCAGGGGGCTTTCTTCCTGGCCGCCACACACCACCACCTGCCCGCCGGGGCCGTGGTCCTGGCCGTGGTCGACCCGGGCGTCGGCACAGCCAGACGGGCGGTCATCGCGCGCATCGACGACCGCTTCTACGTGGCCCCGGACAACGGCCTGCTTTCCCTCGCCCTGCAATCCTCGGAACGGATCGAGGCCTGGGAACTGCCCGCGCCGGAACACAACGGGGCGTCCACCTTCCACGGCCGCGACGTCTTTGCTCCGGCGGCAGCCAAGCTGGCCAGCGGCGCCGACCCCTCGGCACTGGGCAAGCCCATACGCCAGCAGGGGCTCCACCGCTTCGAGCGCTCCCTGCCCCGCATCACCCGGGACGGGCTGGTGGCCCATGTCATGCATATAGATCGCTTTGGCAACTGCATCCTGAATATGCCAACCAGGGACTGGCTGCCCACCCTGCGTGACTGGACAGGCATAAGTCTTGTGGCTCCGGCGCGCCTGCCCCTCACCCTGGCCCGCACATACGGGGAACTGCCCGGAAGCGGCCTGGGGCTGCTGCCCGGGTCCCAGGACTTTCTGGAACTTGCCCTCAACCGCAGCTCGGCCAAAAAATTCCTGGACCTGCGCATCGGGTCCCTGGTCCGGCTGGCGGGAGGCCCCGCGTGA
- a CDS encoding adenosylcobinamide-GDP ribazoletransferase, with the protein MRPPNPVADLLLALSFLTRLAPARQTEAADLARTIRLFPVAGLVLGAAATMPFALGLLADHTLLAGWALLALSLVLTRGLHADGLADIADAWGSGARGEAFWRVLKDSRCGAFAVIGLILVLGAQGLALGRLLDAGDPGAILMGFIAGRFAMVALAHTARPLARPGLGGTFLAGADRPALIWAAIQYIALGLILLPPASLALATALSAVPVLALSLLGKREHGLNGDFLGACCLACELATWLAAL; encoded by the coding sequence GTGAGGCCCCCCAACCCGGTGGCCGACCTGCTGCTGGCCCTCTCCTTCCTGACCCGCCTGGCTCCAGCCAGACAAACTGAAGCGGCCGATCTGGCCCGGACCATCCGGCTCTTCCCTGTGGCCGGACTTGTTCTGGGCGCGGCCGCCACGATGCCCTTCGCCCTCGGCCTGCTGGCCGACCACACCTTGCTGGCTGGATGGGCACTGCTGGCCCTCTCTCTGGTGCTCACCCGCGGCCTGCACGCCGACGGACTGGCCGACATCGCCGACGCCTGGGGCAGCGGCGCGCGAGGCGAGGCTTTCTGGCGCGTGCTCAAGGACTCACGCTGCGGCGCCTTCGCCGTCATCGGCCTCATCCTGGTCCTCGGCGCGCAGGGCCTCGCCCTCGGCCGCCTGCTCGACGCGGGCGACCCCGGCGCGATCCTCATGGGCTTCATCGCCGGCCGCTTCGCCATGGTCGCCCTGGCTCACACAGCCCGCCCCCTGGCCCGGCCCGGTCTGGGCGGAACCTTCCTCGCCGGGGCCGACCGTCCAGCCCTCATCTGGGCCGCAATCCAATACATCGCCCTTGGCCTCATCCTGCTGCCCCCCGCCAGTCTCGCCCTGGCCACTGCCCTATCCGCCGTCCCCGTGCTGGCCCTCTCCCTTCTGGGCAAACGCGAGCACGGCCTCAACGGCGACTTCCTTGGCGCCTGCTGCCTAGCCTGCGAACTGGCCACTTGGTTGGCCGCGCTGTAG
- a CDS encoding SRPBCC family protein yields the protein MIRRLDTTQDLGCGLGEAWNFFADPRNLCRITPDWLCFTLLGDPAVMHAGQMIEYRVAPFPGLKLPWLTEITHVAPPRYFVDEQRLGPYRLWHHEHFLEEIPGGVRMRDLVTYALPLPPLGELAAPLVRRQLARIFGHRRETLHDLFGGPHAV from the coding sequence ATGATCCGCCGACTCGACACCACCCAGGACTTGGGTTGCGGCCTGGGCGAGGCCTGGAACTTCTTCGCCGACCCGCGCAATCTGTGCCGCATCACCCCGGACTGGCTCTGCTTCACCCTGCTGGGGGACCCCGCTGTCATGCACGCCGGGCAGATGATCGAGTACCGGGTGGCGCCGTTCCCCGGACTCAAGCTGCCCTGGCTTACGGAAATCACCCACGTCGCCCCGCCGCGCTACTTCGTGGACGAGCAGCGGCTGGGGCCCTACCGGCTGTGGCACCACGAGCATTTTCTCGAGGAGATTCCGGGCGGCGTGCGCATGCGCGACCTTGTCACCTACGCCCTTCCTCTGCCGCCCCTTGGCGAATTGGCCGCGCCGCTGGTCAGGCGCCAGCTTGCCCGCATCTTCGGCCACCGCCGCGAAACCCTGCACGACCTGTTTGGAGGCCCCCATGCGGTTTGA
- a CDS encoding VOC family protein, with the protein MRFDHIALNAADPEALLRFYRDVIGLEEESAEEWRRGEVPFPSLRVSPDTLINIFPPRLWRKNRENEPDHAPEPEHGPGFNHFCLALDRQAWTDLLARLDKVSVGLEEGPVQRWGARGMAEAVYFRDPENNKIEARTYEPAQPAT; encoded by the coding sequence ATGCGGTTTGACCACATCGCACTCAACGCGGCCGACCCCGAAGCCCTGCTCCGTTTCTACCGCGACGTCATCGGCCTGGAAGAGGAAAGCGCCGAGGAGTGGCGGCGCGGCGAAGTTCCCTTCCCCTCCCTGCGCGTCAGCCCGGACACCCTCATCAACATCTTCCCGCCTCGACTGTGGCGCAAGAACCGCGAAAACGAGCCGGATCATGCCCCGGAACCCGAGCACGGCCCGGGTTTCAACCACTTCTGCCTGGCCCTGGACCGCCAAGCCTGGACTGATCTGCTCGCACGGCTGGACAAGGTGAGCGTGGGGCTTGAAGAAGGGCCTGTCCAGCGCTGGGGAGCGCGCGGCATGGCCGAGGCCGTCTACTTCCGCGACCCCGAGAACAACAAGATTGAGGCCCGTACCTACGAACCCGCCCAGCCCGCGACTTGA
- a CDS encoding peroxiredoxin: MTNLNLCPIGEGFPEMEVVTTHGRMKLPQDFKGKWFVLFSHPADFTPVCTTEFVAFQKRIDEFKKLNCEIIGLSIDQVFSHIKWTEWIEEKLGVEITFPIIADDMGRVAERLGMVHPGKGTNTVRAVFIVDDKGAVRIIFYYPQELGRNIDEILRAVEGMQTSDNNGVAIPAGWPNNELIQDRVIVPPAQDVETAKKRSQEYECYDWWLCHKKL; the protein is encoded by the coding sequence ATGACCAATTTGAATCTCTGCCCCATCGGCGAAGGTTTCCCTGAGATGGAAGTCGTCACCACCCACGGCCGCATGAAGCTGCCTCAGGACTTCAAGGGCAAGTGGTTCGTGCTCTTCAGCCACCCCGCCGACTTCACCCCCGTATGCACCACCGAGTTCGTGGCCTTCCAGAAGCGCATCGACGAGTTCAAGAAGCTCAATTGCGAGATCATCGGCCTGTCCATCGACCAGGTGTTCTCCCACATCAAATGGACCGAGTGGATCGAGGAAAAACTCGGCGTGGAGATCACCTTCCCCATCATCGCCGACGACATGGGCCGCGTGGCCGAGCGGCTGGGCATGGTCCATCCCGGCAAGGGCACCAACACCGTGCGCGCCGTCTTCATCGTGGACGACAAGGGCGCCGTGCGCATCATCTTCTACTACCCCCAGGAGCTCGGCCGGAACATCGACGAGATCCTGCGCGCCGTGGAAGGCATGCAGACCTCCGACAACAACGGCGTGGCCATCCCCGCGGGCTGGCCCAACAACGAACTCATCCAGGACCGCGTCATCGTCCCGCCTGCCCAGGACGTGGAAACCGCCAAGAAACGTTCCCAGGAATACGAGTGCTACGACTGGTGGCTCTGCCACAAGAAACTGTAG
- a CDS encoding Fur family transcriptional regulator, whose translation MEAIGRFQDVCRERGLKVTQQRLEVYQALRSFSGHPTAEEVYREARERAPTISRDTVYRTLGLLEESGLIHRAPSSGPGDTAVRYDKEPAGHHHHLVCTVCGEVEDLHGYGLDTSILAQAVGDWGRVYSCQMVVQGICRACLQGKAQTG comes from the coding sequence ATGGAAGCCATCGGACGTTTTCAAGATGTGTGTCGGGAGCGCGGCCTGAAGGTGACCCAGCAGCGGCTGGAGGTGTACCAGGCCTTGCGGAGCTTCAGCGGCCACCCCACCGCCGAAGAGGTGTACCGGGAGGCCAGGGAGCGCGCGCCGACCATTTCCCGCGACACGGTCTACCGCACCCTGGGACTGCTGGAGGAGTCGGGGCTGATCCACCGCGCGCCGTCCAGCGGCCCGGGCGACACCGCGGTGCGGTACGACAAGGAACCCGCCGGACACCATCACCATCTGGTCTGCACCGTGTGCGGCGAGGTGGAGGACCTGCACGGGTACGGCCTGGACACTTCCATCCTGGCTCAAGCCGTGGGGGACTGGGGGCGAGTCTATTCCTGTCAGATGGTGGTCCAGGGAATTTGCCGCGCCTGCCTTCAAGGCAAGGCACAAACAGGGTAG
- a CDS encoding HMA2 domain-containing protein: MKFDAIASLRRYISIKHSLPGRIRIKFSKDILQDPDALDLVRSAMDLPSAVTDTKLNPFSRTLLIEYDPATVPPGLLEELITTSDDERASTIVEQLHEKLYN; this comes from the coding sequence ATGAAATTCGACGCAATAGCCTCCCTGCGCCGTTACATATCCATCAAGCACAGCCTGCCCGGCCGCATCCGGATCAAGTTTTCCAAGGATATCCTCCAGGACCCCGACGCCCTGGACCTGGTCCGTTCGGCCATGGACCTTCCCTCGGCTGTCACGGATACCAAGCTGAACCCGTTTTCCCGGACCCTGCTCATCGAATACGACCCCGCGACCGTCCCCCCCGGTCTGCTCGAGGAACTCATCACCACCAGCGACGACGAACGCGCCTCGACCATCGTCGAGCAGCTTCACGAAAAGCTCTACAACTGA
- a CDS encoding HMA2 domain-containing protein encodes MNTAATTGRVRFRNEALKVAEVAYSIRDSLLEAKGVLQVEVNKRIGSLLVLYDRGKTSAEQVMGKIATTLGIDVEKVKNRARNAGKALKSAKGRRYVKRGMMASLGGALAALTVSENWHVVGGSVFLGFLTLHLYQNQRTLAK; translated from the coding sequence ATGAACACGGCAGCAACCACGGGCAGGGTCCGCTTTCGCAACGAGGCACTGAAGGTGGCCGAGGTCGCTTACTCCATCCGCGACTCCCTTCTTGAAGCCAAGGGTGTCCTGCAGGTCGAGGTCAACAAGCGCATCGGCAGCCTGCTCGTGCTCTACGACCGGGGCAAGACCTCGGCCGAACAGGTTATGGGGAAGATAGCAACCACGCTGGGCATTGACGTGGAGAAGGTGAAGAACCGCGCCCGAAACGCCGGCAAGGCGCTGAAAAGCGCCAAGGGCCGCCGCTACGTGAAGCGCGGCATGATGGCCTCCCTGGGCGGGGCGCTGGCCGCCCTGACGGTGTCCGAAAACTGGCACGTCGTGGGAGGCTCGGTTTTCCTGGGATTTTTGACGCTGCATCTGTATCAAAACCAGAGAACCCTCGCCAAGTAG
- a CDS encoding heavy metal translocating P-type ATPase, giving the protein MSIVRSIPGRIRFDVGSEEAFAKVRDQLLDDLGGELGELELRYNPRSGRGLALFSPDEGATSRALEILADILHTSLPMTLPPCRGADLGDERACAPPGLHPGGHAETPLEHPFVSVARKVFLFFLRRRFMPMRIRPYFVAFTVAPLILEGLRSLVRGRINVSVLDASAVGSAMLMRDFDTAGSIHLLLEVSEDLEDWTREKSRGDLASLYRGDGRPAWVQRGEGEVQISQDELRQGDLVVVRSGARIPVDGVVADGTAMVNQSSMTGEPLSVKRGPGKEVFAGTVVEEGKLIIYSESVGDETRFAKIAQVISDSESMKADVHSHAVQLADRIVPLSFVLFGVVFAFTRNWMKASSVLMADYSCAIKIATPLAVRSAMLESAHFGAVIKGGKYIEQLSKADAIVLDKTGTLTKASPEVVRVCPVNGYSRSYVLRNAACMEEHFPHPIADAIVRKADEEGLVHDERHAEVEYTLAHGVSTTLGDDRLVLGSRHFISDDEGIHIDDSQEAVAECTRQGLSTLYLGVGGELAGVIALEDPLRESAYRFVRRLENMGMRRIVMLTGDGEASAKAVAGEVEIKEYHSQVLPDDKTRIVDELREEGHIVAMVGDGINDSAALSRADVGISMKHGADIAQEACDVMLTVDRLDSLVDSITLSRLAMKRIRNNYGFIVASNTAFIGLGVSGLITPALLAFLHNSGTVLTCAWSMRPYLSRK; this is encoded by the coding sequence ATGAGCATAGTCCGCAGCATTCCAGGCCGCATCCGTTTCGATGTGGGCTCGGAGGAGGCCTTCGCGAAGGTTCGCGACCAGCTCCTCGACGACCTTGGCGGAGAGCTCGGCGAGCTGGAACTACGCTACAACCCCCGCTCAGGCAGAGGGTTGGCGCTTTTTTCTCCGGACGAAGGGGCGACCAGCAGGGCGCTGGAAATCCTGGCGGACATCCTGCACACCTCCCTCCCCATGACGCTGCCGCCCTGCCGCGGCGCCGATTTGGGAGACGAGCGGGCCTGCGCTCCGCCGGGGCTGCACCCCGGAGGGCATGCCGAGACCCCGCTGGAACATCCCTTCGTGAGCGTCGCGCGCAAGGTTTTCCTCTTCTTCCTTCGCCGGCGTTTCATGCCCATGCGCATCAGGCCCTATTTCGTGGCCTTCACTGTGGCTCCGCTCATTCTTGAGGGGCTGCGCTCACTGGTGCGGGGCCGGATCAACGTCAGCGTGCTGGACGCCTCGGCCGTGGGCTCGGCCATGCTCATGCGCGATTTCGACACGGCGGGCTCCATCCATCTGCTGCTTGAGGTCAGCGAGGACCTGGAGGACTGGACGCGGGAAAAGTCCAGGGGAGACCTGGCTTCGCTGTACAGGGGGGACGGAAGGCCGGCCTGGGTGCAGCGCGGCGAGGGTGAGGTGCAGATTTCCCAGGACGAGCTACGGCAGGGCGACCTGGTGGTGGTCCGCTCCGGGGCCCGGATTCCGGTTGACGGCGTGGTGGCGGACGGAACGGCCATGGTCAACCAGTCGTCCATGACCGGGGAACCGCTCTCGGTGAAGCGCGGCCCGGGCAAGGAGGTGTTCGCCGGGACCGTGGTGGAGGAAGGCAAGCTCATCATTTATTCCGAGAGCGTGGGCGACGAGACGCGCTTCGCCAAGATCGCCCAGGTCATCTCCGATTCCGAATCCATGAAGGCCGACGTCCACAGCCACGCCGTCCAGCTGGCGGACAGGATCGTGCCCCTGTCCTTCGTCCTCTTCGGGGTGGTCTTCGCGTTCACGAGAAACTGGATGAAGGCCTCGTCCGTGCTCATGGCGGACTACTCCTGCGCCATCAAGATCGCCACGCCGCTGGCGGTGCGTTCCGCCATGCTGGAGTCCGCCCACTTCGGAGCGGTCATCAAGGGGGGCAAATACATCGAGCAGCTTTCCAAGGCGGACGCCATCGTCCTGGACAAGACCGGGACGCTGACCAAGGCCTCGCCCGAAGTCGTGCGCGTCTGCCCCGTGAACGGCTATTCCCGCAGCTACGTGCTGCGCAACGCCGCCTGCATGGAGGAACATTTCCCCCACCCCATAGCCGACGCCATCGTCCGCAAGGCCGACGAAGAGGGCCTGGTGCATGACGAGCGCCACGCCGAGGTGGAGTACACCCTGGCCCACGGCGTCTCCACCACGCTGGGCGACGACCGGCTGGTGCTGGGCAGCAGGCACTTCATCAGCGACGACGAGGGCATCCACATCGACGATTCACAGGAGGCGGTGGCCGAATGCACTAGGCAGGGCCTTTCCACCCTCTACCTTGGCGTGGGCGGCGAGTTGGCCGGGGTCATCGCCCTGGAAGACCCCTTGCGCGAGTCGGCCTACCGCTTCGTCCGGCGGCTGGAGAACATGGGCATGCGGCGCATCGTCATGCTCACCGGCGACGGCGAGGCCTCGGCCAAGGCCGTGGCCGGGGAAGTGGAGATCAAGGAATACCACTCCCAGGTTCTGCCGGACGACAAGACGCGCATAGTGGACGAGTTGCGGGAGGAAGGCCACATCGTGGCCATGGTTGGCGACGGCATCAACGACTCCGCCGCCCTGAGCCGGGCGGACGTGGGCATCTCCATGAAGCACGGCGCGGACATCGCCCAGGAGGCGTGCGACGTCATGCTCACCGTCGACCGGCTGGACAGCCTGGTGGACTCCATCACCCTTTCGCGCTTGGCCATGAAACGAATCCGGAACAACTACGGATTCATCGTGGCCAGCAACACGGCCTTCATCGGACTGGGCGTGTCGGGTCTCATCACCCCGGCTCTTCTAGCCTTTCTGCACAACTCCGGCACGGTGCTGACCTGCGCCTGGAGCATGCGGCCGTACTTGTCGCGAAAGTAG